One Obesumbacterium proteus DNA window includes the following coding sequences:
- the dicD gene encoding division control transcriptional repressor DicD has product MQRELVLSQVLGLLEQQGLATTTLDKLAPQLDISKEELIRFWPDREALLYDSLRYHAQQIDTWRRQLLLDETLSARDKILARYHVLAEYVQQQRYPGCLFIAACSFFPEDDHPIHLLAEQQKAASYAFTLALLQDIDMDDPEMVAHQMELVLEGCLSRLLVKRQLHDVETARRLAEDILQIARCRRNGALG; this is encoded by the coding sequence GTGCAACGAGAACTCGTGCTCAGCCAGGTACTTGGCCTGCTGGAACAACAAGGACTAGCAACCACGACCTTGGATAAGCTGGCTCCCCAGCTCGATATTTCAAAGGAAGAGCTAATTCGTTTTTGGCCGGATCGTGAAGCCCTGCTTTATGACAGTCTGCGCTACCATGCACAGCAGATAGACACATGGCGCCGCCAGCTGCTGTTAGACGAAACCCTTTCAGCTCGGGATAAAATCTTGGCGCGTTACCACGTGCTGGCCGAATATGTGCAGCAACAGCGCTATCCCGGCTGCCTGTTTATCGCCGCCTGCAGTTTTTTCCCTGAAGACGATCATCCAATCCACCTGCTCGCCGAGCAACAGAAAGCGGCCTCTTACGCGTTCACGCTTGCGCTGCTGCAAGATATTGATATGGACGATCCTGAAATGGTCGCTCATCAGATGGAGCTGGTATTGGAAGGCTGTTTAAGTCGTTTGCTGGTAAAACGCCAACTGCACGATGTGGAAACCGCACGCCGCTTAGCCGAAGATATTCTGCAAATTGCGCGCTGCCGCCGAAATGGTGCTTTAGGTTAA
- a CDS encoding YfdX family protein, producing MKRILTATALSLAMMSTFTWAADGATTAPAATTTVSANVLTAQQAKEVAKVAQQGFNAMRDVQYARVSLFRGYPDVAQKLVDQAQTLLSDDSTNWKDFIKTDKKTPLAGDNYVVINASISLAEDFVATPEKQKAIDSANAKFKKGDHKGAMEELRLAGVGVTETQYLMPLKQTQQAVKKAQQLLKEGKYYEANLALKGAEEGIITDSVSLVDAN from the coding sequence ATGAAACGTATTCTTACAGCAACCGCACTTTCTCTTGCCATGATGTCTACTTTTACTTGGGCTGCTGATGGCGCAACCACAGCGCCAGCGGCAACGACCACCGTGAGCGCTAATGTGCTCACTGCTCAGCAGGCCAAAGAAGTCGCTAAGGTCGCTCAACAAGGCTTTAACGCCATGCGTGATGTACAATATGCTCGCGTTTCATTATTCCGCGGATATCCAGATGTGGCGCAAAAATTAGTCGATCAGGCGCAAACCCTATTATCTGATGACAGCACCAACTGGAAAGATTTTATTAAAACCGATAAGAAAACTCCGCTGGCTGGTGATAACTACGTAGTTATTAATGCCTCTATTTCTTTGGCTGAGGATTTTGTGGCAACGCCTGAAAAACAAAAAGCGATTGATAGTGCTAATGCCAAATTCAAGAAAGGCGACCACAAAGGCGCAATGGAAGAACTGCGCTTGGCAGGCGTTGGTGTAACGGAAACTCAATATCTGATGCCGCTGAAACAAACCCAGCAGGCTGTTAAGAAAGCGCAGCAGTTGCTGAAAGAGGGTAAATACTATGAAGCGAACTTGGCTCTGAAAGGCGCTGAAGAGGGGATTATTACCGATAGCGTTTCTTTAGTTGATGCTAATTAA
- a CDS encoding tyrosine-type recombinase/integrase: MALTDAKIRAAKPDEKPYKLADSGNMFLLVHPNGSRYWRLRYRFLGKEKTLALGVYPEVSLSEAREKRDAARKQIAEGTDPCEQKRIKKSVPETAQTFEGLARQWHKSNKKWSASHSEKILKSLETHVFPFIGSRDITTLRTPDLLVPVKAAEAKEIYEIAARLQQRITAIMRYAAQSGIITYNPAVDMAGALTTVKRQHRPALALNRISELLERLDTYRGQPLTRLATKLTLLIFIRSSELRFARWSEIDFKKAMWTIPPERKPIEGVKYSHRGSKMRTEHLVPLSSQALNILKQIHTISGEYELIFTGDHNPWKPMSENTVNNALRLMGYDTKVDVCGHGFRAMACSSLIESGLWSRDAVERQMSHQERNGVRAAYTHKAEFLDERRLMLQWWADFLDANQENVISPFEYAKSNTAR, from the coding sequence ATGGCGCTCACTGACGCTAAAATCCGTGCAGCTAAACCGGATGAAAAACCTTATAAACTTGCCGACAGCGGCAACATGTTTTTGCTCGTTCACCCTAACGGCTCGCGCTACTGGCGACTCCGCTACCGGTTTCTGGGCAAAGAGAAAACGCTCGCCCTGGGTGTCTATCCTGAAGTCTCGTTATCAGAAGCAAGGGAAAAACGCGATGCGGCGAGAAAGCAGATAGCTGAAGGAACTGACCCGTGCGAACAGAAACGAATCAAAAAGTCGGTACCCGAAACAGCTCAGACATTTGAAGGCCTCGCGAGGCAGTGGCATAAGAGCAACAAAAAATGGTCAGCCTCACATAGTGAGAAGATACTGAAAAGCCTAGAAACTCATGTGTTTCCCTTTATCGGTTCACGTGACATTACCACCCTCAGAACTCCCGATTTACTTGTTCCAGTAAAGGCAGCCGAAGCCAAAGAGATTTATGAGATTGCAGCGCGCCTTCAGCAGCGTATCACTGCAATCATGCGCTATGCTGCCCAGTCAGGCATTATCACCTATAACCCTGCCGTGGATATGGCTGGCGCGTTAACCACGGTGAAACGTCAGCACCGCCCTGCCCTCGCCTTAAATCGCATTTCTGAACTACTTGAACGACTGGATACCTACAGAGGTCAACCTCTCACCCGACTGGCAACTAAACTTACACTGCTCATCTTCATCCGTTCCAGTGAACTTCGCTTTGCCAGGTGGTCTGAGATCGACTTTAAGAAAGCCATGTGGACCATTCCTCCTGAGCGAAAACCTATTGAAGGGGTCAAGTATTCCCATCGCGGCTCAAAAATGCGTACCGAGCATCTGGTACCACTCTCTTCTCAGGCGCTGAATATTCTGAAACAGATCCACACTATCAGCGGAGAATATGAATTGATTTTCACTGGCGACCACAATCCCTGGAAACCCATGAGTGAAAATACGGTTAATAATGCATTACGCCTGATGGGCTACGATACAAAGGTCGATGTCTGTGGTCACGGCTTCCGGGCAATGGCCTGTAGTTCGTTGATTGAGTCAGGATTATGGTCGAGAGATGCTGTTGAACGCCAGATGAGCCATCAGGAGCGTAATGGTGTCCGGGCTGCATATACCCATAAGGCGGAATTTCTGGACGAACGCAGACTGATGCTGCAATGGTGGGCTGATTTTCTGGATGCAAATCAAGAAAACGTCATTTCTCCCTTTGAGTATGCAAAAAGTAATACTGCCCGGTGA
- a CDS encoding IS30-like element IS30 family transposase — MRRTFTAEEKASVFELWKNGTGFSEIANILGSKPGTIFTMLRDTGGIKPHERKRAVAHLTLSEREEIRAGLSAKMSIRAIATALNRSPSTISREVQRNRGRRYYKAVDANNRANRMAKRPKPCLLDQNLPLRKLVLEKLEMKWSPEQISGWLRRTKPRQKTLRISPETIYKTLYFRSREALHHLNIQHLRRSHSLRHGRRHTRKGERGTINIVNGTPIHERSRNIDNRRSLGHWEGDLVSGTKNSHIATLVDRKSRYTIILRLRGKDSVSVNQALTDKFLSLPSELRKSLTWDRGMELARHLEFTVSTGVKVYFCDPQSPWQRGTNENTNGLIRQYFPKKTCLAQYTQHELDLVAAQLNNRPRKTLKFKTPKEIIERGVALTD; from the coding sequence ATGAGACGAACATTTACAGCAGAGGAAAAAGCCTCTGTTTTTGAACTATGGAAGAACGGAACAGGCTTCAGTGAAATAGCGAATATCCTGGGTTCAAAACCCGGAACGATCTTCACTATGTTAAGGGATACTGGCGGCATAAAACCCCATGAGCGTAAGCGGGCTGTAGCTCACCTGACACTGTCTGAGCGCGAGGAGATACGAGCTGGTTTGTCAGCCAAAATGAGCATTCGTGCGATAGCTACTGCGCTGAATCGCAGTCCTTCGACGATCTCACGTGAAGTTCAGCGTAATCGGGGCAGACGCTATTACAAAGCTGTTGATGCTAATAACCGAGCCAACAGAATGGCGAAAAGGCCAAAACCGTGCTTACTGGATCAAAATTTACCATTGCGAAAGCTTGTTCTGGAAAAGCTGGAGATGAAATGGTCTCCAGAGCAAATATCAGGATGGTTAAGGCGAACAAAACCACGTCAAAAAACGCTGCGAATATCACCTGAGACAATTTATAAAACGCTGTACTTTCGTAGCCGTGAAGCGCTACACCACCTGAATATACAGCATCTGCGACGGTCGCATAGCCTTCGCCATGGCAGGCGTCATACCCGCAAAGGCGAAAGAGGTACGATTAACATAGTGAACGGAACACCAATTCACGAACGTTCCCGAAATATCGATAACAGACGCTCTCTGGGGCATTGGGAGGGCGATTTAGTCTCAGGTACAAAAAACTCTCATATAGCCACACTTGTAGACCGAAAATCACGTTATACGATCATCCTTAGACTCAGGGGCAAAGATTCTGTCTCAGTAAATCAGGCTCTTACCGACAAATTCCTGAGTTTACCGTCAGAACTCAGAAAATCACTGACATGGGACAGAGGAATGGAACTGGCCAGACATCTGGAATTTACTGTCAGCACCGGCGTTAAAGTTTACTTCTGCGATCCTCAGAGTCCTTGGCAGCGGGGAACAAATGAGAACACAAATGGGCTAATTCGGCAGTACTTTCCTAAAAAGACATGTCTTGCCCAATATACTCAACATGAACTAGATCTGGTTGCTGCTCAGCTAAACAACAGACCGAGAAAGACACTGAAGTTCAAAACACCGAAAGAGATAATTGAAAGGGGTGTTGCATTGACAGATTGA
- a CDS encoding IS630 family transposase, translated as MIAKSQLIDETTVRRHLNDWLNEEKPKPENGGTQSHLSETQTAELIAYLTDNLLPTTAAIINVIEEWWGIRYTVPGLNKWLHKHGFSYRKPVGVPHKFSAEAQQAFVAAYEQLKRDAGDDEPVLFIDGVHPTQGTKLAYGWMPVGKGAKQVETSGSRTRLNLMGAINLTALDKTVIREYDKINSHNIARFCIAIRETYPIQQKLHIILDGAGYHRSEQVKEWAYLMNIDLHYLPPYSPNLNPIERLWKVMNEQVRNNRYFTSAKVLREEIHRFFSEILPGLAGVLARRINDNFQTLKNATSG; from the coding sequence ATGATTGCCAAATCTCAACTCATTGATGAAACCACTGTCCGGCGTCACCTCAACGACTGGCTTAACGAGGAAAAGCCGAAGCCCGAAAATGGCGGCACTCAGAGCCACCTCAGTGAGACGCAGACTGCAGAGCTTATTGCGTATTTAACGGATAACCTTCTGCCCACGACGGCGGCCATCATCAACGTTATCGAAGAATGGTGGGGCATCCGTTATACCGTGCCGGGCCTGAATAAGTGGCTGCATAAACATGGCTTCAGTTATCGAAAGCCGGTTGGCGTCCCTCATAAGTTCAGCGCTGAAGCTCAGCAGGCGTTCGTGGCCGCTTATGAACAGCTCAAACGGGATGCAGGCGATGATGAACCCGTCCTGTTTATCGACGGTGTTCACCCCACACAGGGGACGAAGCTGGCGTATGGCTGGATGCCCGTCGGCAAAGGAGCAAAGCAGGTGGAAACCAGCGGCAGCCGTACCCGGCTGAACCTGATGGGAGCTATCAACCTGACAGCGCTGGATAAAACGGTTATCAGGGAATACGACAAAATCAACAGCCACAATATCGCCCGGTTCTGCATCGCCATCCGCGAAACATACCCGATACAGCAAAAACTCCACATCATTCTTGACGGCGCGGGCTACCATCGCAGCGAACAGGTGAAAGAGTGGGCTTATCTGATGAATATCGACCTGCACTACCTGCCTCCTTACAGCCCGAACCTGAATCCCATAGAGCGGCTGTGGAAAGTGATGAATGAACAGGTGAGAAATAACCGTTACTTCACCTCAGCAAAGGTGCTCCGGGAAGAAATACACCGCTTCTTCAGCGAAATATTACCGGGACTTGCCGGGGTACTGGCGCGTCGTATTAATGACAACTTCCAGACGCTGAAAAATGCAACTTCAGGTTAA
- a CDS encoding flagellar brake protein, producing MLEGEPKRSKYEIMAILREEFRVKSRLTLSCKGMSWQSNIQKIDGLFFYLNVSDPIDLNMHKNVDFKFIIYSKLGRIEFNTYQVSDGEIRLDGFWCFTIPDSIYIVQRRISPRLRIQDDCQFYCTGRYKDGVRYKNILNDISEGGCSFIATNVDLSYHSKGSVLYNSTMVFGEYGNVVVNLRIVGVVEFRDDINEEQCEIKRYRISCMFLHKNSGYKERMERVVFKLIVDNKIKNRRLFI from the coding sequence ATGTTGGAAGGAGAACCAAAAAGGTCAAAATACGAGATTATGGCCATTTTAAGAGAAGAGTTCAGAGTTAAGTCAAGGCTAACTTTGAGTTGTAAAGGTATGAGTTGGCAATCAAACATACAAAAAATCGATGGCTTGTTTTTTTATTTAAATGTTTCCGATCCCATAGATCTTAATATGCATAAAAATGTTGATTTTAAATTTATTATTTATAGTAAACTAGGAAGAATTGAATTTAACACTTATCAAGTCAGTGATGGTGAGATCAGATTAGATGGTTTTTGGTGTTTTACTATTCCTGATTCCATATATATAGTGCAAAGAAGAATATCTCCTCGACTCAGAATACAAGATGATTGTCAGTTCTATTGTACAGGTCGATATAAAGATGGGGTCCGTTATAAGAATATTTTAAATGATATATCTGAAGGAGGATGTTCATTTATAGCAACTAATGTCGATTTAAGCTACCACAGTAAAGGTAGCGTTCTATATAATAGCACTATGGTTTTTGGCGAATATGGTAACGTAGTCGTTAATCTAAGGATCGTAGGTGTCGTTGAATTTCGTGATGATATTAATGAAGAACAATGTGAGATAAAAAGATATCGTATATCATGTATGTTTTTACATAAGAACTCAGGTTATAAAGAACGAATGGAGAGGGTTGTTTTTAAGTTAATTGTTGATAATAAAATTAAAAATAGACGTCTTTTCATATGA